The proteins below come from a single Saccharopolyspora sp. SCSIO 74807 genomic window:
- a CDS encoding nitroreductase family deazaflavin-dependent oxidoreductase, with product MSFQGEYAPSTFDWVADQVSRYEATGGAEGRTINGYPCVVLTTEGAKSGAVRKSPVIRVSDGERYAAVASLGGSPKNPNWYHNLRANPLVRLQDGADVREYRAHLAEGDERARWWDRAVETFPQYAEYQTKTERVIPVFVLEPVQG from the coding sequence ATGTCCTTCCAAGGCGAATACGCCCCCAGCACGTTCGACTGGGTGGCCGACCAGGTCTCCCGCTACGAGGCCACCGGCGGCGCGGAGGGCCGCACGATCAACGGGTACCCGTGCGTCGTGCTGACCACCGAGGGAGCCAAGAGCGGGGCGGTCCGCAAGTCACCGGTGATCCGGGTGAGCGACGGCGAGCGGTACGCCGCGGTGGCCTCGCTCGGCGGCTCCCCGAAGAACCCGAACTGGTACCACAACCTGCGCGCGAACCCGCTGGTCCGGCTGCAGGACGGCGCCGACGTGCGGGAGTACCGCGCGCACCTGGCCGAAGGCGACGAGCGCGCCCGCTGGTGGGATCGGGCCGTGGAGACGTTCCCGCAGTACGCCGAGTACCAGACCAAGACCGAGCGGGTCATCCCGGTGTTCGTGCTGGAACCGGTGCAGGGCTGA
- a CDS encoding iron-siderophore ABC transporter substrate-binding protein — MAAVLLLLVLLGGCAGTAPPPAEPRTPVAHRLGTAFVPRHPARVVALGPADVDTALALGVRPVGVGLPLSAELPPWQRRPDWHPTTLRPTSEGYSAEAVAALHPDLILAGSDYYIDREYPALSAIAPTTAFETAPDEEPWQATTRQVGAALGESVRADELVSDVERRIRDASAAHPQLAGAEFAITLAHSPGGLGVIRTPRDVTARTLAEFGMRFASAAQHLPGKGFSAQLSAESLHRVDTDVLLTSYPDPALRPQLESSPVFRNLNVVRRGGYLPVLADSWLALREPGVLAIPHLIDNVVPDLSAAAQHR, encoded by the coding sequence GTGGCGGCGGTGTTGCTGCTGCTGGTCCTGCTCGGCGGGTGCGCGGGGACCGCTCCGCCGCCCGCCGAGCCGCGGACTCCGGTGGCGCATCGGCTAGGCACGGCGTTCGTGCCGCGACATCCGGCGCGAGTGGTCGCGCTCGGTCCTGCCGACGTGGACACGGCGCTGGCGCTGGGCGTGCGACCAGTAGGGGTGGGACTGCCGTTGTCGGCGGAATTGCCGCCGTGGCAGCGGCGTCCCGACTGGCACCCCACGACGCTGCGGCCGACCTCCGAGGGATATTCGGCCGAAGCCGTCGCCGCTTTGCACCCGGACCTGATCCTGGCGGGCAGCGACTACTACATCGACCGCGAATACCCGGCGCTGTCGGCGATCGCGCCGACCACGGCATTCGAAACCGCGCCGGACGAGGAACCTTGGCAGGCCACCACGCGGCAGGTCGGCGCAGCGTTGGGCGAATCCGTCCGAGCGGACGAGCTGGTGTCCGATGTGGAGCGTCGAATCCGGGATGCTTCGGCGGCGCACCCGCAGTTGGCAGGCGCGGAGTTCGCGATCACGCTCGCGCACAGCCCGGGCGGGCTCGGCGTGATCCGCACACCGCGCGACGTCACAGCCCGCACGCTCGCAGAATTCGGAATGCGGTTCGCCTCGGCCGCACAACATCTTCCGGGCAAAGGATTCTCCGCTCAGCTGAGCGCGGAAAGCCTGCACCGAGTGGACACCGACGTGCTGCTGACTTCCTACCCGGATCCGGCCCTGCGCCCGCAGCTGGAGAGTTCCCCGGTTTTCCGGAATCTGAACGTGGTGCGGCGCGGCGGTTACCTGCCGGTGCTCGCGGATTCCTGGCTGGCGTTGCGCGAACCGGGTGTGCTGGCGATTCCGCACCTGATCGACAACGTCGTGCCGGATCTGTCCGCGGCGGCGCAACACCGCTAG
- a CDS encoding NIPSNAP family protein — translation MQLHELTTLSMKPGAISDALTALEIYTSDGTRGRLLGCWETEHGADGGDLLLLREFDDAQQIAQERQRVLTTGDPFGIGAHLERFHIETFAPFPYLPPIQTGHFGGVYEFHTYHLRIGGLTPTMSGWHDALPRRTRMYPLTTAMFALDGAPRITHVWPYPDLKARQEIRGDALARGIWPPRHEPENITSATSTIAYPTAISPLC, via the coding sequence ATGCAGCTCCACGAACTCACCACGCTGTCGATGAAGCCGGGGGCGATTTCCGACGCCCTCACCGCGCTGGAAATCTACACCAGCGACGGCACCCGAGGACGGCTGCTGGGCTGCTGGGAGACCGAGCACGGCGCGGACGGCGGCGACCTGTTGCTGCTGCGGGAATTCGATGATGCCCAGCAGATCGCCCAAGAACGGCAGCGGGTGCTGACCACCGGCGACCCGTTCGGCATCGGGGCGCACCTGGAACGGTTCCACATCGAGACGTTCGCACCGTTCCCGTACCTGCCGCCGATCCAGACCGGACACTTCGGCGGGGTCTACGAGTTCCACACCTACCACCTCAGAATCGGCGGGCTGACGCCCACGATGTCGGGATGGCACGACGCACTACCGCGAAGAACCCGGATGTATCCGCTGACGACGGCGATGTTCGCGCTGGACGGGGCACCCCGCATCACCCACGTCTGGCCGTACCCGGACCTCAAGGCGCGCCAGGAGATCCGGGGCGACGCGCTCGCGCGCGGGATCTGGCCGCCGCGGCACGAGCCGGAGAACATCACCAGCGCGACATCCACGATCGCCTACCCGACGGCGATCTCGCCGTTGTGCTGA
- a CDS encoding MsnO8 family LLM class oxidoreductase has translation MRVPGRAHLPRPEAEQQRAFRPQSRNRRARGSVDHIETPVEEAALTPLSVLDLAPVSAGSTAAEALHDTVDLARHVDRLGYRRFWLAEHHLAPGVASSSPAVLIGSVLGATGRIRVGSGAVLLGLHTPLRVAEDFGTLAHLHPDRVDLGLGRSGLAKAAELATARQGAPRPLESRVVDGLPVPRAALRPGSRAAAERLAAHSRLLGANGGDDDYGEQVREVLAWLDGTFLDGDGLPARAVSAEGASLQVWILGASAGQSSRTAGEHGLPFVANYHTVPGAVLETAASYRESFRPSAQLAEPYLIVSADVLVAEDDATARHLAEPFAEWVHEIRYGEGAPPYSTPADSAGRGWTEGQLEGVADRLQTRIVGSPETVVERLDVLRRVTGADELLITTITHGHRDRLRSFELLAEAWAQR, from the coding sequence ATGCGCGTTCCAGGTCGAGCGCACCTGCCGCGGCCCGAAGCCGAGCAGCAGCGGGCTTTCCGGCCGCAGTCCCGCAATCGCCGGGCGCGCGGCTCGGTGGACCACATCGAAACTCCTGTGGAGGAGGCAGCGTTGACGCCGCTTTCGGTCCTGGACCTCGCACCGGTGTCCGCCGGGAGCACCGCTGCCGAGGCGCTGCACGACACCGTCGACCTCGCGCGGCACGTCGACCGCCTCGGATATCGACGCTTCTGGCTGGCAGAACACCACCTGGCGCCCGGGGTGGCATCGTCATCTCCCGCGGTGCTGATCGGCTCCGTGCTCGGCGCCACCGGCCGGATCCGGGTCGGCTCCGGTGCCGTGCTGCTCGGCCTGCACACGCCGCTGCGCGTCGCCGAGGACTTCGGCACCCTCGCGCACCTGCACCCGGATCGCGTCGACCTCGGCCTCGGGCGTTCCGGGCTGGCCAAGGCCGCCGAGCTGGCCACCGCACGACAAGGGGCGCCGCGACCGCTGGAATCCCGAGTGGTGGACGGTTTGCCGGTGCCGCGCGCGGCGCTGCGCCCGGGTTCGCGGGCGGCGGCCGAGCGGCTGGCCGCGCACTCCCGGCTGCTCGGCGCGAACGGCGGCGACGACGACTACGGCGAACAAGTCCGCGAAGTCCTCGCGTGGCTGGATGGCACGTTCCTCGACGGCGACGGGTTGCCCGCGCGGGCGGTGTCCGCGGAAGGCGCGTCGTTGCAGGTGTGGATCCTGGGTGCCAGCGCGGGCCAGAGCTCGCGGACGGCGGGTGAGCACGGGCTGCCGTTCGTCGCGAACTATCACACGGTACCGGGCGCGGTACTGGAAACCGCCGCCTCGTACCGGGAATCCTTCCGGCCTTCGGCCCAGCTGGCCGAGCCGTACCTGATCGTCTCGGCGGACGTGCTGGTCGCCGAGGACGATGCGACCGCGCGCCACCTCGCCGAACCCTTCGCGGAGTGGGTGCACGAGATCCGCTACGGCGAGGGCGCTCCGCCGTACTCGACGCCTGCGGATTCGGCGGGCCGTGGCTGGACCGAGGGCCAGCTGGAAGGGGTCGCCGACCGGTTGCAGACCCGCATCGTCGGCTCCCCGGAAACCGTCGTGGAACGGCTGGACGTGCTGCGCCGCGTCACCGGCGCGGACGAGCTGCTGATCACCACGATCACCCACGGGCACCGGGATCGGCTGCGGTCTTTCGAGCTGCTCGCCGAAGCCTGGGCGCAGCGCTGA
- a CDS encoding putative leader peptide, with amino-acid sequence MSSGLVARLHVDLRRHASAICAR; translated from the coding sequence ATGAGTTCTGGCCTGGTCGCTCGCTTGCACGTCGATCTGCGGCGGCACGCAAGCGCGATCTGTGCTCGCTGA
- a CDS encoding pseudouridine synthase produces the protein MRRKPRSPFPQRDGLDAVRLRTPDGGTWPTMRDHLVDRLPIAAAEVDRMLREQRVAGPGGLVDAETPFAPRTSLWMQRETAPEPPVPHSVEVLHRDADILVADKPHFLATTPRGGHITETALVRLRRELELPELSPAHRLDRMTAGLVLFTVRPDARREYQGLFQDRAVRKEYLAVARHDPQLVLPRTVRSRIVKERGVLQAQEVPGPPNSETRVELIEHRDGLGRYRLLPTTGRTHQLRVHLAALGVPIAGDDLYPQVRDRADDDFTDPLQLLASVLEFRDPRTGLLRRFETRRTLESWPAPR, from the coding sequence ATGCGACGCAAACCCCGTTCCCCGTTCCCGCAGCGGGACGGCTTGGACGCCGTGCGGCTGCGCACGCCGGACGGCGGGACGTGGCCGACCATGCGGGACCACCTCGTCGACCGGCTGCCCATCGCCGCAGCCGAGGTCGATCGGATGCTGCGCGAGCAGCGGGTCGCCGGTCCGGGCGGGCTCGTCGATGCCGAAACCCCGTTCGCGCCGCGCACTTCGCTGTGGATGCAGCGCGAAACCGCGCCGGAACCGCCCGTTCCGCACTCCGTCGAGGTGCTGCACCGGGACGCGGACATCCTCGTCGCGGACAAGCCGCATTTCCTGGCGACGACCCCGCGCGGCGGGCACATCACCGAGACCGCGCTGGTGCGGTTGCGCCGCGAGCTGGAGCTGCCGGAGCTGAGCCCGGCGCACCGGCTGGACCGGATGACGGCCGGGCTGGTGCTGTTCACCGTCCGGCCCGATGCGCGGCGCGAGTACCAGGGCTTGTTCCAGGACCGGGCGGTGCGCAAGGAATACCTCGCCGTGGCCCGGCACGATCCACAGCTGGTGCTGCCGCGCACGGTGCGCAGCAGGATCGTCAAAGAACGCGGTGTGCTGCAGGCGCAAGAGGTTCCTGGCCCGCCGAACAGCGAAACCCGCGTGGAGCTCATCGAGCACCGCGACGGCCTGGGCCGCTACCGGCTGCTGCCCACGACAGGACGCACCCACCAGCTGCGGGTGCACCTGGCCGCGCTGGGTGTGCCGATCGCGGGCGACGACCTCTACCCGCAGGTCCGGGACCGCGCCGACGACGACTTCACCGACCCGTTGCAGTTGCTCGCGTCCGTGCTCGAATTCCGCGATCCGCGCACCGGCCTGCTGCGGCGCTTCGAGACCCGGCGCACGCTGGAGTCCTGGCCGGCACCGCGCTGA
- a CDS encoding terpene synthase family protein, which produces MNRRNDDLGVNMDVRTSSAAPAEPDAGPTEQHIEIPPFFCPIEPVMHPDKDAVHRRSGQWAQRLGLVRNAGELERWYASTSADFYGGMVPNAVTEHYQIAANWVYWGFSFDDAHCDEGGNCTDPTRFIPVAARLLRILDTGDESLCRGDPHLLGLCDLAHSYRRLATPAQTERWINAHRRWLFGVVQQNAQRAAGGPKTLDDFFVVRLHDCGGPPTQSMFEFANAAEIPGSELHAAPVRALTELFWMVAALDNDRVSRHKEMLGQQDGHNLTDAVRTVTGTDVQEAEATAIAYRDRLMLLFLRLREQVRRGASEPLRIYLDSLAHGIRANIDWSLRTPRYTVLYAADGITPAVRLRLNGSVVDSPAVRRAEPLPFPSIAWWWTQLD; this is translated from the coding sequence GTGAACCGCCGCAACGACGATCTCGGGGTGAACATGGACGTGCGGACGAGCAGCGCGGCACCGGCGGAGCCCGACGCCGGGCCGACCGAGCAGCACATCGAAATCCCGCCCTTCTTCTGCCCGATCGAACCCGTGATGCACCCGGACAAGGACGCGGTGCACCGCCGTTCCGGGCAGTGGGCGCAGCGGCTCGGCCTGGTGCGCAACGCGGGCGAACTGGAGCGCTGGTACGCCTCCACCTCGGCCGATTTCTACGGCGGAATGGTGCCGAACGCGGTGACCGAGCACTACCAGATCGCCGCGAACTGGGTGTATTGGGGATTCTCCTTCGACGACGCGCATTGCGACGAAGGCGGCAATTGCACGGACCCGACCCGGTTCATCCCGGTGGCCGCGCGACTGCTGCGCATCCTGGACACCGGTGATGAATCGCTGTGCCGCGGGGATCCGCACCTGCTCGGGCTCTGCGATCTGGCGCATTCCTACCGGCGGCTGGCGACTCCGGCCCAGACCGAACGGTGGATCAACGCGCACCGCAGGTGGTTGTTCGGAGTCGTGCAGCAGAACGCGCAACGCGCCGCGGGTGGACCGAAGACCCTCGACGACTTCTTCGTCGTCCGCCTGCACGACTGCGGCGGCCCGCCGACCCAATCCATGTTCGAATTCGCGAACGCGGCCGAAATTCCCGGTTCCGAACTGCACGCCGCGCCGGTGCGGGCGCTGACCGAACTGTTCTGGATGGTGGCCGCGCTGGACAACGACCGGGTCTCCCGGCACAAGGAAATGCTCGGCCAGCAGGACGGGCACAACCTCACCGACGCGGTGCGCACCGTCACCGGCACCGATGTGCAGGAAGCCGAGGCGACCGCGATCGCCTACCGGGACCGGCTGATGCTGCTGTTCCTGCGGTTGCGCGAGCAGGTCCGCCGCGGCGCCTCCGAGCCGTTGCGGATCTACCTGGACAGCCTCGCCCACGGCATCCGCGCCAACATCGACTGGAGCCTGCGGACTCCCCGGTACACCGTGCTCTACGCCGCGGACGGGATCACTCCGGCCGTACGGCTGCGGTTGAATGGGTCCGTTGTGGACTCTCCTGCGGTGCGCCGCGCGGAGCCGCTGCCCTTCCCGTCGATCGCCTGGTGGTGGACGCAACTCGACTAG
- a CDS encoding DUF397 domain-containing protein: MTRQVTGWRKSSRSSQQTACVEVGRAADGAAVRDTKDRAAGYFTTTSGQWTAFVEAVKDGRFDG, translated from the coding sequence CTGACGCGACAGGTGACGGGATGGCGGAAATCCAGCCGGTCATCACAGCAGACCGCTTGCGTCGAGGTAGGCCGTGCTGCTGACGGCGCCGCGGTGCGTGACACCAAAGACCGCGCCGCCGGGTACTTCACCACGACGAGCGGCCAGTGGACCGCGTTCGTCGAAGCCGTCAAAGACGGGCGCTTCGACGGCTGA
- a CDS encoding AarF/UbiB family protein: MGLDRLRRVAGVLGALCRTELTRTVHRGTGDAAPHERAREVRRALEELGPFYIKLGQMLSTRPDIVSRTMIAELENLHDHVHPLPFSDFEPVLAADLGSEWKEQFRDFDILEPVGTASLAQVYRVTLRDGSPGVVKIQRPDVAATVLEDMALLRKAARIVGKGAPRFNAVVDIDAMLGVLFDAMRPELDFTAEAANMREARKAVRDFPTLDVPRVVQATRHVLVQTLAPGRSVREIAPEELPAALRKAIGTDLLALQFRGFFVNRMFHADPHPGNIFVDGEGRATLIDWGMVGRVDRRTSMTIMLVLLHLARNDGHGLAKAWTELGHATAWADVPAFAADMAALTPQIAAASLSELNFGVTLTSVLQQSTKRGIKTNPVISVLGKSFANMEGSVRFLAPELSITDVFQQQLARMLAELAKDALSAGNAARTLVELMLVADTLTEQARSVTGDLSDREFTFHVNQNAPARTPRSTRLRDGLAGAALAALWARRNR, encoded by the coding sequence ATGGGCCTGGACCGGCTGCGGCGAGTCGCCGGGGTGCTCGGTGCGCTGTGCCGCACCGAGCTCACCCGGACCGTGCACCGCGGAACCGGCGACGCGGCCCCGCACGAGCGCGCCCGCGAGGTCCGGCGGGCGCTGGAGGAGCTCGGCCCGTTCTACATCAAGCTCGGGCAGATGCTCTCCACCCGCCCGGACATCGTCTCCCGGACGATGATCGCCGAGCTGGAGAACCTGCACGACCACGTGCACCCGCTGCCGTTCTCGGATTTCGAGCCGGTGCTGGCCGCCGACCTGGGCAGCGAGTGGAAGGAGCAGTTCCGCGACTTCGACATCCTCGAACCCGTCGGCACCGCCTCGCTGGCGCAGGTCTACCGGGTCACGTTGCGCGACGGCTCGCCCGGCGTGGTCAAGATCCAGCGCCCGGATGTGGCCGCGACCGTGCTGGAGGACATGGCGCTGCTGCGGAAAGCGGCGCGCATCGTCGGCAAGGGAGCGCCGCGGTTCAACGCGGTCGTCGACATCGACGCGATGCTGGGCGTGCTGTTCGACGCGATGCGCCCGGAACTGGACTTCACCGCCGAGGCCGCGAACATGCGCGAAGCCCGCAAAGCCGTCCGCGACTTCCCGACGCTGGACGTGCCGAGGGTGGTGCAGGCGACCCGGCACGTGCTGGTGCAGACGCTGGCGCCGGGCCGGTCGGTGCGTGAGATCGCGCCCGAGGAACTTCCCGCGGCGCTGCGCAAAGCGATCGGCACGGACCTGCTGGCGTTGCAGTTCCGGGGTTTCTTCGTGAACCGCATGTTCCACGCCGACCCGCACCCGGGCAACATCTTCGTCGACGGCGAAGGCCGGGCCACGCTGATCGACTGGGGCATGGTCGGCCGGGTCGACCGCCGCACCAGCATGACGATCATGCTGGTGCTGTTGCACCTGGCGCGCAACGACGGGCACGGGCTGGCCAAGGCGTGGACCGAACTCGGCCACGCCACCGCCTGGGCGGACGTACCCGCGTTCGCCGCGGACATGGCCGCGCTGACGCCGCAGATCGCGGCGGCCTCGCTGTCCGAGCTGAACTTCGGCGTGACGCTGACCAGCGTGCTGCAGCAGTCCACCAAGCGCGGCATCAAGACCAACCCGGTGATCTCGGTGCTGGGCAAGTCGTTCGCCAACATGGAAGGCTCGGTGCGCTTCCTCGCCCCGGAACTGTCCATCACGGACGTGTTCCAGCAGCAATTGGCGCGGATGCTGGCCGAACTTGCCAAGGATGCACTGTCAGCGGGCAACGCCGCGCGCACGCTGGTGGAGCTGATGCTTGTCGCGGACACGCTCACGGAGCAGGCGCGCAGCGTCACCGGCGACCTGTCCGATCGGGAATTCACCTTCCACGTCAACCAGAACGCGCCCGCGCGGACCCCGCGTTCCACGAGGCTGCGCGACGGCTTGGCGGGCGCGGCGCTCGCCGCGCTGTGGGCGCGCCGCAACCGGTGA